The DNA window GCGCACGACGATGATCGGCGCGGCGGCGACGAACACGAAGTGGGCGGCGAAGCCGAGCGCGGTCGCGAGCGCGATCCGCACCATCGTCCCTGAACGGCCCACCTCCCAGAGCGAGCCGACCACGGAGCCGAGCCGCAGCGGGATGCGGGCGCTGCGGGGCAGCGACTCGGGCATCAGCGCGGTCAGCACCATCACCAGCACTCCGTACAGGCCGACGCCCGCGAACACCCAGCGCCAGTCCCCGAGCAGAAGCAGCCATCCGCCGAGCATCGGCGCGATCACGGGCGACAGCGCGAAGATCATCATGACCTGCGCCATCAGGCGCTGCGCCTCGGCCCCGGCGAAGAGGTCGCGGATCACCACCCGCGAGACGATCGTGGCGGCGCCGGCGCTCATCCCCTGCAGCACCCGCAGCGCGATCAGCATGCCCATCCCCGAGGCGAGGACCGCGCCGAACATCGCCAGGATGTAGATCGCGAGGCCCGTGAGCATCACGGGCTTGCGGCCCAGGGCGTCCGAGAGCGGGCCGTGGAACACGCTCATCACCGCGAAGGACGCGAGGTAGACGCTGATCAGCTGCTGCAGCACCACGTCCGAGGCACCGAACTCCTGCCCGATCTGCGTGAACGCCGGGAAGACGGTGTTGATGGTGAACGGCCCGAGCATGCCCAGCGCCGCGAGGGTGAGGGTGATGCGGGCGCCGGCGGCGCGACGGGGCGAGGGTGCTGCGGGATCGGCCGCCGCCGGGGTGGTCACCCCAGGAGCCTAGGGGCCCTGGGGGCTGCGGGGCATCGGCCTCTCACGCCTCGGCGCCGGGCACCGCCTGCGAGGCGGCGCCCGGCATCCTGCGGGGTGCTCACTCCCGATGCGCCCACAGGTCGCGCAGCAGCGCGATCTCGGCGAGGTGGTGGATCAGCTCGCGGTTGATGTGGGCGACGAGCGTGGCGCGCGAGGAGGCGGCGTAGGGCCCCTCTGCCTCGCCGACGGCGATCTGGAGGGCGTCCGCGTCCCAGCTGCGCACACCGGCGATCCAGCGTTCGTACTCGGCATCGAACTGGGCGAGGGCTTCGTCAGCCGTGGCGGCGTAGTCCCAGCTCAGGTAGTCCGCGGGCGGGCCGCCGAAGTGGGAGTGGCTGCGCACGGCGAGCACGCCCACGATGACGTGCCCGAGCCGCCACGCGATCGTGGTGAACGGAGCGGGCGTCGGCTCGGGCCTCTCGAAGTCGATGGCCATCGCTCCGGAGCCGCCCTGGAGACGGTTCGGCGCGAGCTCCTCGTCGGGGATCCGGGGGTGGACGGTCCAGGCCTTCCCGGCAGGGGTCGGATCGAAGAGGTACTCCTCGTCCGTGAGGCCCTCCAGCCGCGGGCGCAGCTGCGCGCGGATGTCGAACTCGATCTGGTCGATGAGCACGGTGGGCAGGTCGCCGTCGGTGCCGAGCGTCTCCCCGGCAGGAGCGGTCGCGTCGGTGGTCAAGGGGTCCTCCTCAGGTCGTGGGATCGAGGTGTCGTCGAAGCCGAGGGGATCACCAGCCGGCCGGCGGCCAGGTCTGCCCGGCGGCGAGGGCGTTGAGCTCGTAGGCGGTCTTCCCGTCGAGGCTCTCGCGCACGATGTCCGCGTGACCGGCGTGGCGGGCGTGCTCCTCGATCTGGTGCGTGGCGTACCAGCGCATGCTCCAGCTGGTGCGGCCCTCGAACCAGGGCGCCTCGGGCACGGGACCGAGGGTGTCGAGGTCGGCCGCGCGGATCGCTGCGGCCAGATCCTCCCCGGCCCGGTGGAGCTCCTCGATGAGGGACTCCGCCGTGTCCTCGTCGCGCAGGGCCTCGGGCGCGAGCCCGCCCTCGCGCTGGGCCTGCTCGGGGGTGCGCTCGGGGTCCAGGCCCGGACCGGGCGCCGCGGCGATGGTCAGCGCCGCACCGCCGGCGACGAACGCCACGTGGCGGGCCAGGGCCCCGAGGCTCAGCCCCGAGGCGCTCGGGACCTGGGCGAGCTGCTCGCGGTCGAGACCGTGGAGGGTGGTCGCGACCTGCTCGATCTGCTGCTGGGCGAAGGTGGCGAGGGTGTCGGCCTCGCCGGTGGACTCGGCGGTCAGGAAGGGCATCGGGGTCTCGTCTCTGTGTGCTGGCCGCGCAGTTCGCGCCGCCGTCCGGGGTGGTCGAGAACCACTCTGCCCACCGAAGCGGACAGCTTCTGTCCGCGAAGTGGAGGAGACTTCCTCCATGAGCGATGTGACGACGAGAGCGCTGCGGCTCCTGGCCCTGCTGCAGTCGAGGTCGGTGTGGACCGGGCCCGACCTCGCGCTCGAGATGGGCGTGACCACGCGGACGGTGCGACGGGACGTGGACCGGCTGCGGGAGCTGGGCTACCCGGTGCTGACCTCGGCGGGGCACGGCGGCGGCTACCAGCTCGGCGCGGGCCGGGCGCTGCCGCCCCTGCTGCTGAGCTCGAGCGAGGCCGTCGCGGTCGCGGTGGGGCTGCGCCTCGCCGCCGCCAGCGCGGTGGACGGCCTGGACGAGGAGGCGCTGCGGGCGCTCGCGGCGCTGGACCGGATCCTGCCGGCGCCCGTGCGCGCGGAGGTCGGCGCGATCACCGAGGCGATGGGCGTGATCTCCCGGCCCGCCGCCGGCATCCGCTCCGAGGTGCTGATGACGCTGGCCACCGCGGTGCGCGACGGCGTGCGGGTGCGGGTCGACTACGAACGGGCCGACGGCGAGCGCGCCGAGCGCCGCCTGGAGCCCCACCGGGTGCTGTCGATGGAGGGCCGCTGGTACCTCTTCGCCTGGGACCTGGACCGCGAGGACTGGCGCACCTTCCGCCTGGACCGCATGCTCGCCGTGCACGCCTCGACCTTCGCATTCACGCCGCGCCCCACCCCGGACATCGAGGCGGCGGTGCGGGAGTCGATCACCGTGGGCGCCTATCCGCACTCGGTGACGGTGCGGATCCTGGCCCCTCTCGAGGAGATCGCCCCGCAGGTCCCGGCGCGCGCGGGCACGGTCACGGCCGACGGGCCGGATGCCTGCGTGCTGCGCGCCGGGGCCGGCGAGCTGCACTGGGTGGTGATGCACCTGGCCCGCATGGGGGCGCCGATCGAGGTGATCGACCCGCCGGAGCTGCTGGAGATGATCCAGGGGGTCGGCGAGTGGGCGCTCAGAGCGCGAGCAGGCCGATCGCCGAGGCCACGGTGAGCACCAGCACCAGGTTCTCGAACACCTTCTGCGGGATGCGCCGGGCCACCTTCGCCCCGACGTAGGCGCCGATCAGCACCAGCGGGACCAGCATCGCGTCCATCACCAGCACGCTGGGCGTGATCAGACCCAGCCCGGCGGAGAAGGGGAGCTTGAAGATGTTGACGATCGCGAAGTACCAGGCGGAGGTGCCCAGGAAGGTCAGCACCGGCAGCCGCATCGCGTAGAAGTACATCGACATCACCGGCCCCGCGGCGTTCGCGACCATGGTGGTGAAGCCGCCGAGCAGGCCGTAGCCGATGCCCTGGACCGTGGCCGCCCGGCCGGGCTGGGAGCCCTGCGCGACCTCGGGGGCCGGGGCGTCGGCCGGGCGAGCGGCGGCGAGCCGCTGGGCGCGATGGCGGCGCCAGACGGTCACCGCCACCAGGACCAGCAGGATCACGCCGATGGTGGCCCGCACGGCGTCGCCGTCGGCGTAGGCGAAGTAGAAGACCCCGATCACCACGCCCACCATGGCGCTGGGCAGCAGGCGCAGCAGGGTGCGCACATCGGGCTCGCGGCGATACACCCACAGCGCGGTCATGTCTCCGACGATCAGCAGGATCAGCAGCGCGGCGGTGGACTCCTTGGCGGGCATGGCCAGGGCGAAGAGCCCCACGGCGAGCGTGCCGGCGCCGGGCAGGGCGGTCTTGGCGGTGCCCACGATCAGGGCGCCGAGGGCGATCAGGATCCAGGGACCGGCGCCGAGCGAGGGGATCAGCGCGAGGAGGTCGGACATGGAGCGAAAACCTACCAGCGTCCGGATCCGGGCGTCCCCGAGGTCCACCCCGCGCGGCCGGGGTCCTACCCGAGTCTCAGGAGATCCAGCCGGTCTCCACCTCGCCGCCGTCGACGGCGGCCCGCGCAGCACCGATGACCAGGGCCATCGCTGCGGCTCCGGGGTCGATGACGCCCTTGGACACCTCGCCCACGTAGCTGGCGCGACCACGCCGGGCGGTGCTGTCCGCGGTGGCGCGGGCGGCCTCGACGGCGGCCCGTTCCGCGTCCGCGAGGGCGGCGGCGGGCTCGGCCCCTGCCTCGATCGCCTCGCGGAGGGCCGCGATGGCCGGGGCGAGGGAGTCGATCATCGTCTTGTCCCCCACCTCCGCCTCGCCGTACTTCTGCACGACGGCCTGCCCGGCGGCGAGGGCGTCGGCGAGCTGGGCGAGGGTGGGGACGGCGCCCTCCTCCCCCGCCTTGGCGAGGTCGCGGAAGAACATGCCGAACAGCGGCCCGCTGGTGCCGCCCACGCCGAGCCACGCCATGGACATCGCGCTCACCCACTGGCGGTAGGTGGTGGGGGCGTCCGCCTCGAGGTTGCCGGTGGCGAGCTTCATGGCGGTGCGGACATTGGTGCCGAAGTCGCCGTCGCCGGCGCGGCGGTCGAGATCCCCGAGGGCGTCGGCCGCGCCGGAGAGGGTCGCGTGGAGGCCGGTGATGAAGTCGCTGCCGAGGCCCTCGGGCAGAGGCTGGGTGGAGGTGTCGGTCATGTCGGGCTCCTTACCAGGTCAGGGCGGGGGTGCGGACGGGGGCGTCCCACAGCGAGCGGGCCTCGTCGTCCAGCGGCATCAGCGTGATCGAGACGCCGTGCATGTCGAGGCTGGTGACGTAGGAGCCGACGAGGGATCGCTCGATCGCGATGCCGCGGTCCGCGAGGCGATGGTGCAGGGCCCGGGCCACGAGGTTCAGCTCCAGCGGGTAGGTGCCGCCGAGCCCGTTCACGATCGCGAGCACCTCCTCGCCGCGCTGCAGCGAGAGCTCCTCCCGCAGCGGGTCCAGCAGCAGGTCGGTCAGGCCGTCGGCCGAGGTGAAGGGGACGCGGCCGCGGCCGCGCTCCCCGTGGATGCCCACGCCCAGCTCGATCTCGTCGTCGGCGAGCGTGAACTGGGGCTCGGAGTCCCCGGGATGGGTGCCGGCGGAGAGCGCGAGGCTCATGGTGCGGGCGCGGGAGGCGGCCCGACGACCGATGGCGGCGACCTCGGAGAGGCTCGCCCCGGCCTCGGCGGCGGCGCCGCAGAGCTTCTCGACGATGACGGTCGCGGCCGTGCCGCGGCGGCCCGGCCCGGTGCCGTCCTCGGTGTCGGTGGCGAGGTCGTCGTCCACGAGCACGATCTCGGTGTCGATGGCGTCGTCGCCGCTGATCTCCCCGGCGATGCGGAAGTTCAGCACATCGCCGGTGTAGTTCTTGACGATCTGGACCACACCGCGGCCCGCGTCGGCCGCTTTGGTGGCCTCGAGGACCTGCAGGGCGGTGGGGCTGGCGAAGACGGCGCCGGCGACCGCGACGTCGAGCATGCCGGTGCCCACGAAGCCGGCGTGCAGCGGCTCGTGCCCGGACCCTCCGCCGGAGACCAGGCCCACCTTGTCCTGCGCGCGCGTGCGGCGGGTGACGTAGCGGTGCTCCTGATTCAGCTCGAGCAGCAGCGGGTGGCTGAGCACGAGGCCCTCGAGGGCCTCGGGGACCAGGTCCTCGGGATCGTTGACGATGCTGCGACGCATGGAGGCTCCTTCCGGGAGCGGCCGGGATCCCGAGCCTAGCCTCGCGGCGCGCGGCGGGACAGCGGAACCGGCCGAGCGGACCGGCAGGGTGCGGCGGAGATCCGCGAATCCCGGTCGGAGGCGACAGACGATGCCTAGGATCATGCCCATGTCCCAGGTCATCCCCGTCCCGCGCCGGTGGGCGCTGCTGGTCGCCCTCGCCGCGGCCCTCGTGCTCACGCTCGTGGGCGCCCCGGTGGCTCACGCCTGCAGCTGCGACCCGCGCACCTTCGAGGAGGCGGTCGAGGGCACCGACCTGATCGCGGACATCACCATCCAGCACCGGATCGACGGCACCGACGGCGGGACCACCTACTACGCCGCCGTGGACACGGTGTGGCAGGGCGAGACCTCCCGCACGATCGAGTTCTCCACCGAGGAGGCGATCGCCTCCTGCGGGCTCGGGGAGCTCGAGGACGGCACCAGCCTGCTGGTGTGGGCGAGCGGGGCCGACGGCCAGTACTCGAGCTCCTGGTGCGCGCTCCCGGTGGATGCCGGCCCGGACGTCCGTGCACGCCTCACCCAGGAGCTCGGCTCCCCCGCGGACCTCTCCGACCAGCCCATCCCTCGGTCGGAGCACCCTGCACCGTTCTCCACGCGCAAGGCTGCACTCCCCCTCGCGATCCTGGCGGGAGCCGGAGTGCTCGTGGCAGGAGCCGGCGGGATCGCGGTGGGGGCGGTGCTCCTCCTGCGCCGCCGCCGCTGAGCCTCGCCCCGTCCGTCCGTCCGTCCGTCCGTCCACAGGACTCTCCCCCGGGACGACTCGCCCCGTACAGTGCTGGACATGCGTCTTCTCCTCATCCGCCATGGTCAGACCCCCAGCAACGTCGACGGCATCCTCGATGCCGGCTATCCCGGCCCGGGGCTGACCGCCCTGGGGAGGGCCCAGGCCGAGGCGGTCCCCGAGGCGCTGCGCGACGAGGACATCGCCGCGATCCACGTCTCCCGCCTGGTGCGCACCCACGAGACCGCCGCACCGCTCGCGGCGGCGCGGGGCCTCAGCCCCTTCCTCACCGAAGGGCTGGAGGAGATCAGCGCCGGCCAGTACGAGCAGCGCCGCGACCGCGAGGCCGTCGAGGCGTATCAGCAGAACCACGCCCGGTGGAGCGCGGGCGAGTTCACCGAGGGCGTCCCCGGCGGGGAGACCGGGGACCAGTTCTGGGCGCGCTACACCGGCGCGCTGCGGCACATCGCCGCACTCCACGCGGCGGATGCGACCGTCGCGGTGGTCAGCCACGGCGCCGCCATCCGCGTGTTCGCCGCCGTGGTGGCCGGGCTCGAGGCGGCCTGCCTCGACGAGCGCCCGCTGTTCAACACCGGCATGGTCACCCTCACCGGCCACCCCGACGAGGGCTGGGTGCTCGAGGAGTGGCTGAGCACCCCGCTGGGCGGCGAGCACCTGCTGCAGGGAACCGCGCACGACGTCACCGCGGACCAGGAGGCCGAGGCGGCGGTCTGAGCCACCCCTCCCCACGCACGACGGAGCCCGACACCCCCTGACGGGGTGTCGGGTTCGGTCGTTGCCTGCGACCCTCAGGCCATCGGCCACTCCAGCCGCGGGGTGTCCGGGCCCTCGTAGGGGGCGTCCCCCACCTCGGCCTGCATCTGCGCGGTGAGCTCCTGGAGCTCGCCGAGCACCTGCACGTACGCCGGTTCGGTCGCCACGTTGGTCATCTCGTGCGGGTCGGCGACGAGATCGTAGAGCTCGTCCTCGACGGGCATGATGCGGTCCGACGAGCCGGGGGTGCCCAGGCCGTCGTTGTAGTACCGGATGTACTTGTGGGTGGGGGTGCGCACGCCGTAGTGGGCGGGGGCGTGGTGCTCGGGGTCGTCATGCTCCCAGTAGCGGTAGTAGACGGCCTGGCGCCAGTCCTCGACGTCCTCGCCGCGCAGCTGGGCGAGGAAGCTGCGGCCCTGCTGGTCAGGGAGGCCCGAGAGCTCGGCGCCGGCGGCCTCGAGCAGGGTCGCGGCGAAGTCCACGTTGGAGACGACGTCGGTGACGTGGGAGCCGGCCGGGACCTGCGCGGGCCAGCGCACCAGCATCGGCATCGTCAGGGACTCGTCGAGCATCAGTCGCTTGTCGAACCAGCCGTGGTCTCCGAGGAAGAAGCCCTGGTCGGAGGTGTAGATGACGATGGTGTTCTCGGCGATGCCCTGCTCGTCGAGATGGTCGAGGATCTCGCCCACCGAGTCGTCGACCGCCTGCACGCAGCGCAGGTAGTCGCGCATGTAGCGCTGGTACTTCCACGACGACCGGGCGCGGCGCGCCTCCTCGCCCTCGCCCTCGAGCTCGGCGGGCAGCTCGTCCTTGTAGTCCGTGGGCCGCAGGTCGTCGAGCTGCATCGCGACCTCGCGCACCACCTGGGCGCGGGTCTCGTGCTCGTCCCACATGGTCTCGGGCTCGGGGATGGTGCCGGCCTCGTACATCCCGTCGTAGCGGGGATGCGGGATCCAGGGCCGGTGCGGGGCCTTGTGGTGCACCAGCAGGCAGAACGGCTTCTCGGGGTCACGGGCGTCCAGGAAGTCCAGGCTCTGGCGGGTCACGATGTCCGTCGCGTAGCCCGCGACCTTCTCCTCGCCGTCGGGACCGGCCATGACCGGGTCGAAGTAGTCGCCCTGACCGGGGAAGATCCGCCAGTCGTCGAAGCCGCGGGGCCGTGCCACCTCGGTGTGCCCGAGGTGCCACTTGCCGTACAGCGCGGTCTGGTAGCCGCACTCCTGGAGCACCTCGGGGAAGGTGTGCACCCGGTAGTCGAACTCGGAGTAGATCGAGGGGGCGCGGTTGATGTGGCTGTAGGTGCCGGTGAGGATCGAGGCGCGCGAGGGGGTGCAGATGGCGTTGGTGCAGTACACCGCGTCCATCCGCGCGCCCTCGTCGGCCAGGCGGTCCATGTGCGGGGTGGTGTTCACACGACTGCCGTAGGCGGAGATCGAGTGGGCGGCGTGGTCGTCGCTCATCACGAACACGATGTTGGGGCGGGTCATCGGGGGTGCTCTCCTCGAGGGCGGGGCGGAGTCGGGTCAGGGGCCGAGGCACGCCCGGTGCAGGGTCGGGCCGGGCGAGGGTCGGGCCGGGCGAGGGTCGGCCAGGCAGGCGTCGGGCCAGGCAGGCGTCGGGCCAGGCGGGCGTCGGGCCAGGCGGGCGTCGGGCCAGGCGGGCGTCGGGCCAGGCATGGGGGCGAGTCGGGGCAGGTCCGATGGAACGCCATTGTGCGCCCCACTTCCAGCCGTGGAAGCCAGGCGCACAATGGCGGGTCGGGGCCGGACCGGGGCCGAACCGGGGCCGGGTCCCGACCGACTGAACCGAACGCCGACCGACGGAACGGGGCGTCGACCCAGGCCCGTACCCCGGCCCCGGCCGACGCCCCTCTCCCCCGACGGGTCACCAGCGCGGGTGGATGTCCTCGCGCAGCAGCTCGTCGTAGGTCTCGTGCACGGCGGTGTCGAAGCGGGCGATGACCTCGGCCTGCTCGTCGGTGGGCGCGCTGCCGGCGGCGGCGTTGCGGC is part of the Brachybacterium ginsengisoli genome and encodes:
- a CDS encoding MFS transporter, which encodes MTTPAAADPAAPSPRRAAGARITLTLAALGMLGPFTINTVFPAFTQIGQEFGASDVVLQQLISVYLASFAVMSVFHGPLSDALGRKPVMLTGLAIYILAMFGAVLASGMGMLIALRVLQGMSAGAATIVSRVVIRDLFAGAEAQRLMAQVMMIFALSPVIAPMLGGWLLLLGDWRWVFAGVGLYGVLVMVLTALMPESLPRSARIPLRLGSVVGSLWEVGRSGTMVRIALATALGFAAHFVFVAAAPIIVVRLLGLGEQDFWVLFGPLIVGMMAGSFVVGRAAGAMDRTRLITLGYLGTLLTSGLNLVLVMVFPDPSGQLDASLIPVLVGPMLMSFTASLFFAPIQLEILDLFPHHRGAAASLGTFFTLVVNALLSGVIAPLITGSLTVVAVAAVVFVVAGSLLWTWHLVERRSHPRSVAD
- a CDS encoding DinB family protein — encoded protein: MTTDATAPAGETLGTDGDLPTVLIDQIEFDIRAQLRPRLEGLTDEEYLFDPTPAGKAWTVHPRIPDEELAPNRLQGGSGAMAIDFERPEPTPAPFTTIAWRLGHVIVGVLAVRSHSHFGGPPADYLSWDYAATADEALAQFDAEYERWIAGVRSWDADALQIAVGEAEGPYAASSRATLVAHINRELIHHLAEIALLRDLWAHRE
- a CDS encoding mycothiol transferase; the protein is MPFLTAESTGEADTLATFAQQQIEQVATTLHGLDREQLAQVPSASGLSLGALARHVAFVAGGAALTIAAAPGPGLDPERTPEQAQREGGLAPEALRDEDTAESLIEELHRAGEDLAAAIRAADLDTLGPVPEAPWFEGRTSWSMRWYATHQIEEHARHAGHADIVRESLDGKTAYELNALAAGQTWPPAGW
- a CDS encoding helix-turn-helix transcriptional regulator, with amino-acid sequence MSDVTTRALRLLALLQSRSVWTGPDLALEMGVTTRTVRRDVDRLRELGYPVLTSAGHGGGYQLGAGRALPPLLLSSSEAVAVAVGLRLAAASAVDGLDEEALRALAALDRILPAPVRAEVGAITEAMGVISRPAAGIRSEVLMTLATAVRDGVRVRVDYERADGERAERRLEPHRVLSMEGRWYLFAWDLDREDWRTFRLDRMLAVHASTFAFTPRPTPDIEAAVRESITVGAYPHSVTVRILAPLEEIAPQVPARAGTVTADGPDACVLRAGAGELHWVVMHLARMGAPIEVIDPPELLEMIQGVGEWALRARAGRSPRPR
- a CDS encoding sulfite exporter TauE/SafE family protein; amino-acid sequence: MSDLLALIPSLGAGPWILIALGALIVGTAKTALPGAGTLAVGLFALAMPAKESTAALLILLIVGDMTALWVYRREPDVRTLLRLLPSAMVGVVIGVFYFAYADGDAVRATIGVILLVLVAVTVWRRHRAQRLAAARPADAPAPEVAQGSQPGRAATVQGIGYGLLGGFTTMVANAAGPVMSMYFYAMRLPVLTFLGTSAWYFAIVNIFKLPFSAGLGLITPSVLVMDAMLVPLVLIGAYVGAKVARRIPQKVFENLVLVLTVASAIGLLAL
- the dhaL gene encoding dihydroxyacetone kinase subunit DhaL; protein product: MTDTSTQPLPEGLGSDFITGLHATLSGAADALGDLDRRAGDGDFGTNVRTAMKLATGNLEADAPTTYRQWVSAMSMAWLGVGGTSGPLFGMFFRDLAKAGEEGAVPTLAQLADALAAGQAVVQKYGEAEVGDKTMIDSLAPAIAALREAIEAGAEPAAALADAERAAVEAARATADSTARRGRASYVGEVSKGVIDPGAAAMALVIGAARAAVDGGEVETGWIS
- a CDS encoding dihydroxyacetone kinase subunit DhaK; this encodes MRRSIVNDPEDLVPEALEGLVLSHPLLLELNQEHRYVTRRTRAQDKVGLVSGGGSGHEPLHAGFVGTGMLDVAVAGAVFASPTALQVLEATKAADAGRGVVQIVKNYTGDVLNFRIAGEISGDDAIDTEIVLVDDDLATDTEDGTGPGRRGTAATVIVEKLCGAAAEAGASLSEVAAIGRRAASRARTMSLALSAGTHPGDSEPQFTLADDEIELGVGIHGERGRGRVPFTSADGLTDLLLDPLREELSLQRGEEVLAIVNGLGGTYPLELNLVARALHHRLADRGIAIERSLVGSYVTSLDMHGVSITLMPLDDEARSLWDAPVRTPALTW
- a CDS encoding histidine phosphatase family protein, which translates into the protein MRLLLIRHGQTPSNVDGILDAGYPGPGLTALGRAQAEAVPEALRDEDIAAIHVSRLVRTHETAAPLAAARGLSPFLTEGLEEISAGQYEQRRDREAVEAYQQNHARWSAGEFTEGVPGGETGDQFWARYTGALRHIAALHAADATVAVVSHGAAIRVFAAVVAGLEAACLDERPLFNTGMVTLTGHPDEGWVLEEWLSTPLGGEHLLQGTAHDVTADQEAEAAV
- a CDS encoding sulfatase family protein, with the translated sequence MTRPNIVFVMSDDHAAHSISAYGSRVNTTPHMDRLADEGARMDAVYCTNAICTPSRASILTGTYSHINRAPSIYSEFDYRVHTFPEVLQECGYQTALYGKWHLGHTEVARPRGFDDWRIFPGQGDYFDPVMAGPDGEEKVAGYATDIVTRQSLDFLDARDPEKPFCLLVHHKAPHRPWIPHPRYDGMYEAGTIPEPETMWDEHETRAQVVREVAMQLDDLRPTDYKDELPAELEGEGEEARRARSSWKYQRYMRDYLRCVQAVDDSVGEILDHLDEQGIAENTIVIYTSDQGFFLGDHGWFDKRLMLDESLTMPMLVRWPAQVPAGSHVTDVVSNVDFAATLLEAAGAELSGLPDQQGRSFLAQLRGEDVEDWRQAVYYRYWEHDDPEHHAPAHYGVRTPTHKYIRYYNDGLGTPGSSDRIMPVEDELYDLVADPHEMTNVATEPAYVQVLGELQELTAQMQAEVGDAPYEGPDTPRLEWPMA